One genomic segment of Gammaproteobacteria bacterium includes these proteins:
- a CDS encoding Rne/Rng family ribonuclease (involved in the processing of the 5'end of 16S rRNA) has product EQTKKFMQDFLPKRAVILEHYQSQRPIFDLYNVEEEISKALERKVHLKSGGYLIIDQTEAMTTIDVNTGAFVGYRSLEETIFKTNLEAAQAIAHQLRLRNLGGIIILDLIDMDSASHREQVVSVLKTNLDKDYAKTQISELSSLGLIEMTRKRTRESLEHILCTSCPTCEGRGSLRSPETSCYEIFREVIRQSKQFESREILILAAPSVIDHLLDEESASLAELEGFVNIPIRLQVESLYKPDQYDVVPL; this is encoded by the coding sequence ATGAACAAACCAAGAAATTCATGCAGGATTTTTTGCCCAAACGTGCCGTGATCCTTGAGCATTACCAAAGCCAACGACCAATCTTTGATCTGTATAACGTAGAAGAAGAAATTTCCAAAGCACTGGAACGCAAGGTGCATTTGAAATCCGGCGGCTACCTGATCATTGACCAGACCGAGGCCATGACCACCATCGATGTGAATACCGGTGCCTTTGTGGGCTACCGCAGTCTGGAAGAGACAATTTTCAAAACCAATCTGGAAGCCGCTCAGGCAATCGCACATCAATTACGCTTACGTAATCTGGGCGGCATAATCATTCTCGATCTCATCGATATGGACTCGGCCTCACATCGTGAACAAGTGGTGAGTGTGTTGAAAACCAATCTGGATAAAGATTATGCTAAAACCCAGATCAGCGAACTGAGTTCTTTAGGCCTGATCGAAATGACCCGCAAGCGCACGCGAGAAAGTCTGGAACATATCCTGTGCACCAGTTGTCCTACGTGTGAAGGGCGGGGTTCCTTGCGTTCTCCCGAGACCAGTTGCTATGAGATTTTTCGAGAAGTGATACGCCAAAGTAAACAGTTTGAATCAAGAGAAATATTGATTCTTGCCGCGCCATCGGTTATTGATCATTTACTCGATGAAGAATCCGCAAGTCTTGCCGAACTCGAAGGGTTTGTGAATATTCCCATCCGCTTACAGGTTGAATCCTTGTACAAACCCGATCAATACGATGTGGTTCCGTTGTAA